A window of the Bacillota bacterium genome harbors these coding sequences:
- a CDS encoding response regulator gives MRVLIVDDEKNIRVTLQQCLVEAGYETDVAVGGEHALEKAEHQTYDLILLDIKLPDLDGLEVLRRIKRRAPEQDVVMITAYGSVETAVQAMKVGAIDYLQKPFTPEEIRNVVSSVLGRRTITAEDADQSFRASIELAKACITRHRLDQAVPHLRRAMALDPESPEPFNLLGMVQELEGEVVEALKMYRAALAVDPTYQPAQDNLSRATNLNYVPPETSPCT, from the coding sequence GTGAGGGTGTTAATCGTTGACGATGAGAAGAACATCCGGGTGACTCTCCAGCAGTGCCTGGTTGAAGCGGGCTACGAAACGGACGTCGCCGTGGGCGGGGAGCACGCCCTCGAGAAGGCCGAGCACCAGACCTATGACCTGATCCTGCTGGACATCAAGCTGCCCGACCTGGACGGCCTGGAGGTCCTTCGCCGGATCAAGCGGCGCGCTCCCGAGCAGGACGTGGTGATGATCACCGCCTACGGGTCGGTCGAGACCGCCGTCCAGGCGATGAAGGTCGGAGCCATCGACTATCTGCAGAAACCATTCACCCCGGAGGAGATCAGGAACGTCGTCTCGAGCGTCCTCGGCCGCCGGACCATCACCGCCGAGGATGCCGACCAGTCCTTCCGGGCCTCGATTGAACTGGCCAAGGCCTGCATCACCCGGCACCGCCTGGACCAGGCCGTGCCCCACCTGCGCCGGGCCATGGCCCTGGACCCCGAGAGCCCCGAACCCTTCAACCTCCTCGGGATGGTCCAAGAACTCGAAGGCGAGGTCGTCGAGGCCCTCAAGATGTACCGGGCGGCCCTGGCCGTCGACCCCACTTACCAACCGGCCCAGGACAACCTGAGCCGGGCGACCAATTTGAACTACGTCCCGCCGGAAACATCGCCGTGTACGTGA
- a CDS encoding TrkA family potassium uptake protein: MYVIIAGCGRLGSELARNMSEEGHDVVVIDRAREAFERLGSAFDGITIEGTAIDEDVLRQAGVDRADALAAVAGSDEVNLMVGQVARRHFNLRRVVVRVNNPHLESAYRKFGLLTLRPDKSAVAQVRGLLSSQGLTTLLTLGTGEALLSQVALRADLAGQSLDRLAIPGKCQPAGILRGGRVLLPEPDLRVEPGDALICVVRLDALAAVTAWADVTRDPGEM, encoded by the coding sequence GTGTACGTGATCATCGCCGGTTGCGGCCGGCTGGGCTCCGAGTTGGCCAGGAACATGTCCGAAGAGGGCCACGACGTGGTCGTCATCGACCGCGCCCGGGAGGCCTTCGAGCGGCTCGGGTCGGCCTTCGACGGGATCACCATCGAGGGCACGGCCATCGACGAGGATGTCCTGCGGCAGGCCGGGGTCGACCGGGCCGACGCCCTGGCCGCCGTGGCCGGGAGTGATGAGGTCAACCTGATGGTCGGGCAGGTCGCCCGTCGCCACTTCAACCTCAGACGGGTCGTCGTCAGGGTCAACAACCCGCACCTCGAGAGCGCCTATCGCAAGTTCGGCCTGCTCACTCTGAGACCCGACAAGTCCGCCGTGGCCCAGGTCCGCGGCTTGCTGTCCAGCCAAGGCCTGACCACCCTGCTGACCCTGGGCACCGGCGAGGCGCTGCTGTCCCAGGTGGCCCTCCGGGCCGACCTGGCCGGGCAGTCCCTGGACCGCCTGGCCATCCCGGGCAAGTGCCAGCCAGCCGGAATTCTACGGGGGGGTCGCGTCCTTCTGCCCGAGCCCGACCTCCGGGTCGAGCCGGGTGACGCCCTCATCTGCGTCGTCCGTCTGGATGCGTTGGCGGCCGTCACCGCCTGGGCCGACGTCACTCGCGATCCCGGGGAGATGTGA